A part of Streptomyces sp. DSM 40750 genomic DNA contains:
- a CDS encoding gluconokinase → MRTPHVVVVMGVAGTGKTTIGPLLAARLGVPYAEGDDFHPEANIAKMSAGTPLDDADRWPWLDAIGAWADGRAGLGGVVSCSALKRAYRDRLRAAAPGLVFVHLAGDRALIEDRMSHRQGHFMPTALLDSQFATLQPLEADEAGATVDVSGEPEEIAERAVAALRELDPASS, encoded by the coding sequence ATGCGTACCCCTCATGTCGTCGTGGTGATGGGCGTGGCAGGCACCGGGAAGACCACGATCGGTCCCCTGCTCGCGGCCCGGCTCGGCGTTCCGTACGCCGAGGGCGACGACTTCCACCCCGAGGCCAACATCGCCAAGATGTCGGCCGGGACACCGCTGGACGACGCGGACCGGTGGCCGTGGCTGGACGCCATCGGCGCGTGGGCCGACGGCCGGGCCGGGCTCGGCGGGGTGGTGAGCTGTTCCGCGTTGAAGCGCGCGTACCGGGACCGGTTGCGGGCCGCCGCGCCGGGGCTGGTCTTCGTGCACCTCGCCGGCGACCGCGCGCTCATCGAGGACCGGATGTCCCATCGGCAGGGGCACTTCATGCCCACCGCGCTGCTCGACTCGCAGTTCGCCACGCTGCAGCCGCTGGAGGCGGACGAGGCGGGTGCCACGGTCGATGTCTCGGGCGAGCCCGAGGAGATCGCCGAGCGGGCGGTCGCCGCGCTGCGGGAGCTCGATCCGGCGTCGTCGTAG
- a CDS encoding molybdopterin-dependent oxidoreductase: MNPEVPEDSEDHEPGRGKPIGRRILLGTLGLGALGVVSAPVLQRGMEAFLGEAAQKDPTGLTGLLPNGGGFRYYSVTSSVPRKTAKNYRLTVDGLVDKPASYTLADLRALPQTRMVKDVQCVTGWRVPDTPFEGVRLSALLDAAGVRSSAGAVRFTCFDGAYTESLTLEQARRADVLVALRMQDKDLSHNHGGPVRLYVAPMYFYKSAKWLSGIEVTEEVEPGYWEERGYDIDAWVGRSNGRDDEPTT; encoded by the coding sequence GTGAACCCTGAAGTACCTGAAGACTCCGAAGACCATGAACCGGGGCGGGGCAAGCCCATCGGCCGCCGTATCCTCCTCGGCACCCTCGGACTCGGCGCCCTGGGCGTGGTCTCCGCGCCCGTCCTCCAGCGAGGCATGGAGGCGTTCCTCGGCGAGGCGGCCCAGAAGGACCCCACCGGCCTGACCGGCCTGCTCCCCAACGGCGGCGGCTTCCGCTACTACTCGGTGACGTCGTCCGTCCCCCGCAAGACCGCGAAGAACTACCGCCTCACCGTCGACGGCCTGGTCGACAAGCCCGCCTCGTACACCCTCGCCGACCTGCGGGCCCTCCCGCAGACCCGGATGGTGAAGGACGTCCAGTGCGTCACGGGCTGGCGCGTCCCGGACACCCCGTTCGAGGGCGTACGACTGTCCGCGCTCCTCGACGCGGCCGGGGTGCGCTCCTCGGCGGGCGCGGTCCGCTTCACCTGCTTCGACGGGGCGTACACGGAGAGCCTCACCCTGGAGCAGGCCCGCCGCGCGGACGTCCTGGTGGCCCTCCGTATGCAGGACAAGGACCTCAGCCACAACCACGGCGGCCCGGTACGCCTCTACGTCGCCCCCATGTACTTCTACAAGTCCGCCAAGTGGCTCTCCGGCATCGAGGTCACGGAGGAGGTCGAGCCCGGCTACTGGGAGGAGCGGGGCTACGACATCGACGCGTGGGTGGGCCGATCGAACGGGCGGGACGATGAACCAACGACTTGA
- a CDS encoding cytochrome b/b6 domain-containing protein encodes MNQRLEEPPVRSEARVRRFTAAERWIHRTTAALMGICVATAACLYVPALAELVGRRALVVTVHIWTGLVLPLPVLAGLASRAFRADVGRLNRWGPHDRLWLRAARRRAPGPRPAAKFNAGQKLYAAWIAGATLVMLATGLMMWFTHLTPLMWRTSATFVHDWLALTIGIVLAGHIGMALGDPEARRGLRTGSVSREWADREHSLWRP; translated from the coding sequence ATGAACCAACGACTTGAGGAGCCCCCCGTTCGCTCGGAGGCCCGCGTCCGGCGTTTCACCGCCGCCGAACGCTGGATCCACCGCACGACGGCCGCCCTGATGGGCATCTGCGTGGCGACGGCGGCCTGCCTGTACGTCCCCGCCCTCGCCGAACTGGTCGGCCGCCGGGCCCTGGTGGTGACGGTCCACATATGGACGGGCCTGGTCCTGCCCCTCCCGGTCCTCGCGGGTCTGGCCTCCCGCGCGTTCCGCGCGGATGTCGGCCGCCTGAACCGCTGGGGCCCGCACGACCGCCTCTGGCTCCGCGCAGCCCGCCGCCGCGCCCCCGGCCCGCGCCCCGCCGCCAAGTTCAACGCCGGCCAGAAGCTCTACGCCGCCTGGATCGCCGGCGCCACCCTCGTCATGCTCGCCACGGGCCTGATGATGTGGTTCACCCACCTCACCCCGCTGATGTGGCGCACCAGCGCGACGTTCGTCCACGACTGGCTGGCGTTGACGATCGGCATCGTCCTGGCGGGTCACATCGGTATGGCCCTGGGCGATCCGGAGGCCCGGCGGGGGCTGCGGACGGGTTCGGTGAGCCGGGAATGGGCGGACCGGGAGCATTCCCTTTGGCGGCCGTAG
- a CDS encoding Pls/PosA family non-ribosomal peptide synthetase, with the protein MAAVYESPDLTLLDGELAEGAGEFGGAARFSAGPAASPRTLVDVFEASVRSYPDEPALDDGQRRLTYRALAVEVENLRRRLGAAGVGLGDRVGVRVPSGTNELYVGILAVLAAGAAYVPVDAEDPDERAELVFGEAEVRAVIGAGHHLTVNGASDSPAARPGVEHDAWIIFTSGSTGKPKGVAVSHRSAAAFVDAEAELFLAEEPIAPGDRVMAGLSVAFDASCEEMWLAWRYGACLVPVPRSQVRSGADLGHWLVEQEITVVSTVPTLAALWEPEALGDVRLLIFGGEACPPELAQRLVTEGREVWNTYGPTEATVVACASLMSGEEPIRIGLPLDGWELAVVDEAGEPVPMGGSGQLVIGGVGLARYLDADKDAEKYAPLESLGWERAYRSGDLVKAEPEGLVFLGRADEQVKLGGRRIELGEVDAALQALPGVAGAAAAVRTARSGNQLLVGYVVTQDGWDQAAAVEKLRAELPAALVPLLAPVAELPTRTSGKVDRNALPWPLADVETAGPAEDLYGTEAWLAEQWTEVLGIPVGGAEDDFFAIGGGSLAAAQLTTRLRSRYPSVAVLDIYQRPTLRKLARYLEESGEEGAHRRAVTPVPVRARVVQLMLLVPLFTLLGLRWIVPLAALGNLLGPYAWLPTAPWWAVAAGAVLIFTPPGRLAIAAGGARLLLRGVEPGRYARGGSVHLRLWAAERLAEFSGATSLTGVWLERYARALGAKVGADVDLHALPPVTGMLKLGRGAAVESEVDLSGYWLDGDRLEIGPVKVGAGAVVGTRSMLLPGARVGKRAEVAPGSAVAGQIPTGQRWAGAPAVKLGKAKRNWPKERPRRGPFWRVTYGVTGVGLTALPLVCGVAALAVLSLFVDPGAGLGAALRGAALGLVPATLAFGAAYALLVLVTVRLLSLGLREGTHPTHSRIGWQAWTVTQLMDRSRETLFPLYAGLVTPVWLRLLGMRIGRGAEVSTVLALPSLTTVGDGAFLADDTLTAPYELGGGWLRIGRAEIGRRAFLGNSGMTGPGRSVPDGGLVGVLSATPKKAKKGSSYLGLPPVRLPRSAARGDQSLTYEPPARLLWARALVELCRIVPVFCSAGLALLTVAVLSVLDGWAWLLGGVVLLGAGLLACLVSVVAKWLLVGRHRSGEHPLWSGFVWRNELADTFVEVLAVPWLAGSVPGTPVLNVWLRGLGARIGKGVWVESYWLPETDLVTLGDGATVNRGCVLQTHLFHDRILRTDTVELREGATLGPGGIVLPGSVVGARTTLGPASLVMAAESVPDDTRWLGNPIEAWRR; encoded by the coding sequence ATGGCCGCCGTATACGAGAGTCCTGACCTGACGCTGCTCGACGGAGAGTTGGCGGAGGGAGCCGGGGAGTTCGGCGGAGCGGCTCGTTTCTCGGCCGGTCCCGCGGCCTCCCCGCGCACGCTCGTCGATGTCTTCGAGGCGTCCGTACGGTCGTATCCGGACGAGCCCGCACTGGACGACGGGCAGCGGCGGCTGACCTATCGCGCGCTGGCCGTCGAGGTGGAGAACCTGCGGCGACGGCTGGGGGCGGCGGGGGTCGGCCTCGGGGACCGGGTCGGGGTGCGGGTGCCGTCGGGCACCAATGAGCTGTATGTCGGCATCCTCGCGGTGCTCGCCGCCGGGGCCGCCTATGTGCCCGTCGACGCCGAGGACCCCGACGAGCGGGCCGAGCTGGTGTTCGGCGAGGCGGAGGTGCGGGCGGTCATCGGGGCCGGGCACCACCTGACCGTCAACGGCGCGTCCGACTCCCCCGCCGCGCGGCCCGGGGTCGAGCACGACGCGTGGATCATCTTCACCTCCGGATCGACCGGGAAGCCCAAGGGCGTGGCCGTGAGCCACCGCAGCGCCGCCGCGTTCGTGGACGCCGAGGCGGAGCTGTTCCTCGCCGAGGAGCCCATCGCGCCCGGGGACCGCGTGATGGCCGGCCTTTCGGTGGCCTTCGACGCGTCCTGCGAGGAGATGTGGCTGGCCTGGCGGTACGGGGCCTGTCTGGTGCCGGTGCCGCGCTCGCAGGTCCGCAGCGGCGCCGATCTGGGGCACTGGCTGGTCGAGCAGGAGATCACCGTTGTGTCGACCGTGCCGACGCTGGCCGCGCTGTGGGAGCCCGAGGCGCTGGGCGACGTACGGCTGCTGATCTTCGGCGGGGAGGCCTGCCCGCCGGAGCTGGCGCAGCGGCTGGTGACGGAGGGGCGGGAGGTCTGGAACACGTACGGGCCGACCGAGGCCACCGTCGTCGCCTGCGCCTCCCTGATGTCCGGCGAGGAGCCGATCCGGATCGGGCTGCCGCTCGACGGGTGGGAGCTGGCCGTCGTCGACGAGGCCGGGGAGCCCGTGCCGATGGGGGGCAGCGGACAGCTCGTGATCGGCGGGGTAGGGCTCGCGCGGTATCTCGACGCCGACAAGGACGCGGAGAAGTACGCGCCGCTGGAGTCCCTTGGCTGGGAGCGGGCCTACCGCAGTGGTGACCTGGTGAAGGCCGAGCCGGAGGGGCTGGTCTTCCTCGGGCGGGCCGATGAGCAGGTCAAGCTCGGCGGGCGGCGGATCGAGCTGGGCGAGGTCGACGCCGCGTTGCAGGCGCTGCCCGGTGTCGCGGGCGCCGCGGCCGCCGTACGGACCGCGCGGAGCGGGAATCAGCTGCTCGTCGGGTATGTGGTCACCCAGGACGGGTGGGACCAGGCGGCGGCCGTCGAGAAGTTGCGGGCCGAGCTGCCGGCCGCGTTGGTGCCGCTGCTGGCGCCGGTGGCGGAGCTGCCGACCCGGACGTCCGGGAAGGTCGACCGGAACGCGCTGCCGTGGCCGCTGGCCGACGTGGAGACGGCCGGGCCGGCCGAGGACTTGTACGGGACAGAGGCGTGGCTCGCCGAGCAGTGGACGGAGGTGCTGGGCATCCCGGTCGGCGGTGCGGAGGACGACTTCTTCGCGATCGGCGGCGGCAGCCTGGCCGCCGCCCAGCTGACGACGCGGCTGCGGAGCCGGTATCCGAGCGTCGCCGTGCTGGACATCTACCAGCGGCCGACCTTGCGGAAGCTGGCCCGGTATCTGGAGGAGTCGGGCGAGGAGGGCGCTCACCGGCGGGCCGTGACCCCCGTGCCGGTGCGCGCGAGAGTCGTCCAGCTCATGCTCCTCGTCCCGCTGTTCACGCTGCTCGGCCTGCGCTGGATCGTTCCGCTGGCCGCGCTCGGGAATCTGCTCGGGCCGTACGCCTGGCTGCCGACCGCGCCCTGGTGGGCCGTGGCGGCCGGGGCGGTGCTGATCTTCACCCCGCCGGGGCGGCTCGCGATCGCGGCGGGCGGGGCGCGGCTGCTGCTGCGCGGCGTCGAGCCGGGGCGGTACGCGCGGGGCGGGAGCGTGCATCTGCGGCTGTGGGCGGCCGAGCGACTGGCCGAGTTCAGCGGGGCGACCTCGCTGACCGGGGTCTGGCTGGAGCGGTACGCGCGGGCGCTGGGTGCCAAGGTCGGGGCCGATGTCGATCTGCACGCGCTGCCGCCGGTGACCGGGATGCTCAAGCTCGGCCGGGGTGCCGCCGTGGAGTCCGAGGTGGACCTCTCCGGCTACTGGCTCGACGGGGACCGGCTGGAGATCGGGCCCGTCAAGGTGGGCGCCGGCGCGGTGGTCGGGACGCGGAGCATGCTGCTGCCGGGGGCCAGGGTCGGCAAGCGGGCCGAGGTGGCACCCGGGTCCGCCGTGGCCGGGCAGATTCCCACCGGGCAGCGGTGGGCCGGGGCGCCGGCGGTCAAGCTGGGCAAGGCGAAGCGGAACTGGCCCAAGGAGCGGCCGCGGCGGGGCCCGTTCTGGCGCGTGACGTACGGCGTGACCGGGGTGGGGCTGACCGCGCTGCCGCTGGTCTGCGGGGTCGCCGCGCTGGCCGTGCTGAGTCTGTTCGTGGACCCGGGCGCCGGGCTCGGCGCCGCGTTGCGGGGTGCGGCGCTCGGGCTGGTGCCCGCCACGCTCGCGTTCGGGGCGGCGTACGCGCTGCTGGTGCTCGTCACCGTACGGCTGCTGAGCCTCGGGCTGCGGGAGGGTACGCATCCCACGCACAGCCGCATCGGGTGGCAGGCCTGGACGGTCACCCAGCTGATGGACCGGTCGCGGGAGACGCTGTTCCCGCTGTACGCCGGGCTCGTCACACCGGTGTGGCTGCGGCTGCTCGGGATGCGGATCGGGCGGGGCGCCGAGGTGTCCACCGTGCTCGCGCTGCCGAGTCTGACCACGGTCGGCGACGGGGCGTTCCTCGCGGACGACACACTGACCGCGCCGTACGAGCTGGGCGGCGGCTGGCTGCGGATCGGACGGGCGGAGATCGGGCGGCGGGCGTTCCTCGGGAACTCCGGGATGACCGGGCCGGGGCGTTCCGTGCCGGACGGCGGCCTGGTGGGTGTGCTGTCGGCGACGCCGAAGAAGGCGAAGAAGGGCAGTTCGTATCTGGGGCTGCCGCCGGTGAGGCTGCCCAGGTCGGCGGCGCGTGGCGACCAGAGCCTGACGTACGAGCCGCCCGCGCGGCTGCTGTGGGCGCGCGCTCTGGTGGAGCTGTGCCGGATCGTGCCGGTGTTCTGCTCGGCGGGCCTCGCGCTGCTGACGGTGGCGGTGCTGAGCGTGCTGGACGGCTGGGCGTGGCTGCTGGGCGGGGTCGTGCTGCTGGGGGCGGGCCTGCTGGCCTGTCTGGTGTCCGTCGTCGCGAAGTGGCTGCTCGTGGGGCGGCACCGGAGCGGTGAGCATCCGCTGTGGAGCGGTTTCGTGTGGCGCAACGAGCTGGCGGACACCTTCGTGGAGGTGCTGGCCGTGCCGTGGCTGGCCGGTTCGGTGCCCGGTACGCCGGTGCTGAACGTGTGGCTGCGCGGGCTCGGTGCGAGAATCGGCAAGGGCGTGTGGGTGGAGAGCTACTGGCTGCCGGAGACCGACCTCGTCACGCTCGGCGACGGGGCGACGGTGAACCGGGGATGCGTGCTCCAGACCCACCTCTTCCACGACCGGATCTTGCGTACGGATACTGTTGAACTCCGTGAGGGCGCAACCCTGGGCCCGGGCGGAATCGTCCTGCCCGGCAGTGTGGTCGGGGCCCGCACCACGCTGGGTCCGGCGTCGCTGGTCATGGCCGCGGAGTCCGTTCCCGACGACACCCGGTGGCTTGGCAACCCGATCGAAGCATGGCGCCGCTGA
- a CDS encoding M1 family metallopeptidase, which translates to MAVQQSVGPDPYFPANGDSRYRVHRYELAVDYRPGPNRLSGTARLNAIAGRAALSEFQLNLADFKIGRIRVDGRAPHYTHRGGRLRVRPAKPIRAGAAFTVEVHWSGNPKPVNSPWGGLGWEELTDGALVASQPVGAPSWYPCNDRPADKASYQISITTPSAYQVVAGGRLLTRTTKASTTTWVYEQSAPTSSYLVGLSIGKYQTVLLGDPRPGGIPQHGHIPAHLLTEFSRDFARQPAMMELFEELFGPYPFGEYGVVVTEEELDVPVEAQGLSLFGANHVDGARGSERLVAHELAHQWFGNSVSIADWRHIWLNEGFAKYAEWLWSERSGDRTAHQLAAAAHQKLAALPQDLRLADPGRKLMFDDRLYERGGLTVHAVRCALGDDAFFRMLRGWATVHRGGAVTTATFAAHAARYADGPLDALFRAWLREPALPPLPSPKGPALPARPPYPPTNAGSA; encoded by the coding sequence GTGGCGGTTCAGCAGTCAGTGGGTCCGGACCCGTACTTCCCGGCGAACGGTGATTCCCGTTACCGGGTGCATCGGTACGAGCTGGCTGTGGACTATCGGCCGGGGCCCAACCGGTTGTCGGGCACCGCGCGGCTGAACGCCATCGCGGGCCGGGCGGCGCTGTCGGAATTCCAGCTGAACCTGGCCGATTTCAAGATCGGGCGGATCCGGGTCGACGGCCGGGCACCGCACTACACGCACCGGGGCGGCAGGCTGCGCGTCCGGCCAGCCAAGCCGATCCGGGCCGGGGCCGCGTTCACCGTCGAGGTCCACTGGTCGGGCAACCCCAAGCCGGTGAACAGCCCGTGGGGCGGGCTCGGTTGGGAGGAGCTGACCGACGGGGCGCTGGTGGCGAGCCAGCCGGTCGGGGCGCCGTCGTGGTATCCGTGCAACGACCGGCCCGCCGACAAGGCCTCGTACCAGATCTCGATCACGACGCCGTCCGCGTACCAGGTGGTGGCGGGCGGGCGTCTGCTCACCCGTACGACGAAGGCGTCCACGACGACCTGGGTGTACGAGCAGTCGGCGCCGACGTCCAGCTATCTGGTCGGCCTGTCGATCGGCAAGTACCAGACGGTGCTGTTGGGCGACCCGCGCCCCGGAGGCATACCGCAGCACGGGCACATCCCGGCCCATCTGCTCACCGAGTTCTCCCGGGACTTCGCTCGGCAGCCGGCCATGATGGAGCTGTTCGAGGAGCTCTTCGGGCCGTACCCGTTCGGGGAGTACGGGGTGGTGGTGACCGAGGAGGAGCTCGATGTCCCGGTCGAGGCACAGGGGTTGTCGCTGTTCGGCGCCAACCATGTGGACGGGGCGCGGGGTTCGGAGCGGCTGGTCGCGCACGAGCTGGCCCACCAGTGGTTCGGCAACAGTGTGTCCATCGCCGACTGGCGGCACATCTGGCTGAACGAGGGGTTCGCCAAGTACGCCGAGTGGCTGTGGTCGGAGCGCTCCGGTGACCGTACGGCGCATCAACTGGCCGCCGCCGCGCACCAGAAGCTGGCCGCGCTCCCCCAGGATCTGCGGCTGGCCGACCCGGGCCGCAAGCTGATGTTCGACGACCGCCTCTACGAGCGCGGTGGTCTCACCGTCCACGCCGTCCGTTGCGCCCTTGGCGACGACGCCTTCTTCCGTATGCTGCGCGGCTGGGCGACCGTCCACCGCGGCGGCGCCGTCACGACGGCGACCTTCGCCGCGCACGCCGCGCGGTACGCGGACGGACCGCTGGACGCCCTGTTCAGGGCGTGGCTGCGGGAGCCCGCGCTGCCACCGCTGCCCTCGCCGAAGGGCCCCGCGCTACCGGCCCGGCCGCCGTATCCGCCCACGAACGCGGGCTCCGCGTAG
- a CDS encoding FadR/GntR family transcriptional regulator, whose amino-acid sequence MTTPGRGLHGRVLETLGPAITAGEYPPGSVLRTDELAQTFDVSRSVMREAVRVLESMHLVESRRRVGVIVRPSVEWNVYDPQVIRWRLAGTDRPRQLRSLTVLRSAVEPIAAGLAARNATAEQCAELTECAIGMVAHSRGHKLEGYLRHDVAFHRLILNASGNEMFARLGDVVEEVLAGRTHHAVMFDDPDPAAVTLHVQVAEAIREHDALRAEQLTREITVGALQELDILAPNGHSLASG is encoded by the coding sequence ATGACCACACCGGGCCGGGGGCTGCACGGCCGAGTACTGGAAACCCTCGGTCCGGCGATCACGGCGGGCGAGTACCCGCCGGGGAGCGTGCTGCGCACGGACGAACTCGCCCAGACCTTCGACGTGTCCCGCTCGGTGATGCGCGAGGCGGTCCGCGTGCTGGAGTCCATGCACCTGGTCGAGTCCCGCCGCCGGGTCGGCGTGATCGTCCGCCCGTCCGTCGAGTGGAACGTCTACGACCCCCAGGTGATCCGCTGGCGCCTGGCCGGCACGGACCGCCCCCGCCAGCTGCGCTCGCTCACGGTCCTGCGCTCGGCCGTCGAACCGATCGCGGCGGGCCTCGCCGCCCGCAACGCCACGGCCGAGCAGTGCGCCGAACTCACCGAGTGCGCGATCGGCATGGTCGCCCACTCACGCGGCCACAAACTGGAGGGCTACCTCCGCCACGACGTCGCCTTCCACCGCCTGATCCTCAACGCCTCAGGCAACGAGATGTTCGCCCGCCTCGGCGACGTCGTCGAGGAGGTCCTGGCCGGCCGCACCCACCACGCCGTCATGTTCGACGACCCCGACCCCGCCGCCGTCACCCTCCACGTCCAGGTGGCCGAAGCCATCCGCGAACACGACGCCCTGCGAGCCGAACAACTCACCAGGGAAATCACCGTGGGCGCCCTCCAGGAACTCGACATCCTGGCCCCCAACGGCCACTCCTTGGCCTCCGGTTGA
- a CDS encoding YchJ family protein translates to MTGMSSRRSSSRARSKSPAKASSQAPRTCPCGLPEVYESCCGRYHTGTGTAAAPTAEALMRSRYSAFVVRDEAYLLRTWHPRTRPASVDFDTTMRWTGLDILDTHDGSSFHTTGTVTFRASFRGGSMHERSRFERVDGAWVYVDGEFLA, encoded by the coding sequence ATGACGGGCATGTCGTCGCGCCGCAGCAGTTCCAGGGCCAGGTCGAAAAGTCCCGCGAAAGCCTCTTCGCAGGCTCCTCGCACGTGCCCCTGCGGGCTTCCCGAGGTCTACGAGTCCTGTTGCGGCCGCTACCACACCGGCACCGGCACCGCCGCCGCACCCACCGCCGAGGCCCTGATGCGCTCCCGCTACAGCGCTTTCGTCGTACGCGACGAGGCGTACCTCCTACGCACCTGGCATCCCCGGACGCGCCCCGCCTCCGTCGACTTCGACACGACCATGCGCTGGACCGGCCTCGACATCCTCGACACCCACGACGGCTCGTCCTTCCACACCACCGGCACCGTCACCTTCCGCGCCTCGTTCCGGGGCGGCTCGATGCATGAGCGCAGCCGGTTCGAGCGGGTGGACGGGGCGTGGGTCTATGTGGACGGGGAGTTCCTGGCGTAG
- a CDS encoding GntP family permease, whose protein sequence is MTRLNVELLAADPVEPITSAGHAQLGIAVLAGIAVIVVLITRFKVHAFLALTIGSLALGAFAGAPLDKAIASFTTGLGSTVAGVGVLIALGAILGKLLADSGGADQIVDTILARAGGRAMPWAMVLIASVIGLPLFFEVGIVLLIPVVLMVAKRGNYSLMRIGIPALAGLSVMHGLIPPHPGPLVAIDAVQANLGVTLALGLVVAIPTVVIAGPLFSKYAARWVDVPVPERMIPVRASEELEKRPGFGATIATVLLPVVLMLAKALVDIVVDDPENMVQRVFDVAGSPLIALLAAVIVGMFTLGRAAGFTKGRLSSTVETSLAPIAGILLIVGAGGGFKQTLIDSGVGQMILDISEDWSIPALVLAWLIAVAIRLATGSATVATISAAGLVAPLAADMSTTHTALLVLAIGAGSLFFSHVNDAGFWMVKEYFGMSVGQTIKTWSVMETIISVVAGAIVLLLSLVI, encoded by the coding sequence GTGACCAGACTCAACGTCGAGCTGCTGGCAGCGGACCCCGTCGAGCCGATCACCTCGGCGGGACACGCTCAGCTGGGCATCGCCGTACTGGCGGGCATCGCCGTCATCGTCGTGCTCATCACCAGGTTCAAGGTGCACGCCTTCCTGGCGCTGACCATCGGCTCGCTCGCGCTCGGCGCGTTCGCCGGGGCGCCGCTGGACAAGGCGATCGCCAGCTTCACCACCGGGCTCGGGTCGACCGTGGCCGGTGTGGGCGTGCTCATCGCGCTGGGGGCGATCCTCGGCAAGCTGCTGGCGGACTCCGGCGGCGCCGACCAGATCGTCGACACGATCCTCGCGAGGGCCGGCGGGCGGGCGATGCCGTGGGCGATGGTGCTGATCGCCTCCGTGATCGGGCTGCCGCTGTTCTTCGAGGTCGGGATCGTGCTGCTCATCCCGGTGGTGCTGATGGTCGCCAAGCGCGGGAACTACTCGCTGATGCGTATCGGCATCCCGGCCCTCGCCGGTCTGTCCGTCATGCACGGGCTGATCCCGCCGCACCCCGGTCCGCTGGTCGCGATCGACGCGGTGCAGGCCAACCTCGGGGTCACGCTGGCGCTGGGACTGGTCGTCGCGATACCGACCGTGGTCATCGCCGGGCCGCTGTTCTCGAAGTACGCGGCCCGCTGGGTGGATGTGCCCGTCCCGGAACGCATGATTCCCGTACGCGCCTCGGAGGAGTTGGAGAAGCGGCCCGGCTTCGGCGCGACCATCGCGACCGTGCTGCTGCCGGTGGTGCTGATGCTGGCCAAGGCGCTGGTGGACATCGTCGTGGACGATCCCGAGAACATGGTCCAGCGGGTCTTCGACGTGGCCGGCTCGCCGCTGATCGCGCTGCTCGCGGCCGTGATCGTGGGCATGTTCACGTTGGGGCGGGCGGCCGGGTTCACCAAGGGGCGGCTGTCCTCGACGGTCGAGACGTCCCTCGCGCCGATCGCGGGGATCCTGCTGATCGTCGGTGCCGGCGGCGGGTTCAAGCAGACGCTCATCGACTCCGGTGTCGGGCAGATGATCCTGGACATCTCCGAGGACTGGTCGATCCCCGCGCTCGTCCTGGCCTGGCTGATCGCGGTGGCGATCCGGCTGGCGACGGGTTCGGCCACGGTCGCCACGATCTCCGCGGCGGGACTGGTGGCGCCCCTCGCGGCGGACATGTCGACGACCCACACGGCTCTGCTGGTGCTGGCCATCGGCGCGGGTTCGCTCTTCTTCAGCCACGTCAACGACGCCGGGTTCTGGATGGTGAAGGAGTACTTCGGGATGAGCGTCGGGCAGACCATCAAGACGTGGTCGGTGATGGAGACGATCATTTCGGTGGTCGCCGGGGCGATCGTGCTGCTGTTGTCCTTGGTGATCTAG